The DNA sequence TTCTCTATAACTATACTTTCTGCGGGGCACAAAACAAACATCATACCAAATGTCGCAAAGGCAGGGTTCGACCTTAGGTTCCTTCCCGAGGAAAGCTCCTCCAAGGCGAAGAAAGACTTCGAAAAGTTCTTCAATGGGGTGGTGGAAAAAACAGGAATCAAAGCGGAGCTGAATTTCCTTTACGGGCATGAGGGCTACATTCAGCCGTTAACTGAAGCTGTGGTTCAATTCAGAAGGTTTGCGGAAAAGCACTTCGACATAAAAGGTTTCGCCGCATGCCTTGGGGGAAATGACGCCGTATATCTCGCCAAACTTGGTCTCACAGTAATCGGATTTGGACCCATAGAAGAGGATACGAGAATTCATATGCCCAACGAATTTATTAGAATTGAAACCTTGGAAAAAATGATTAGTTTAATCAATGATACTTTTATAAAAGATTAAGTTGTCTTCTTCACATCGGGGGGAAATATGGGTAATCATAAAGAAGAGATCAAAAAGTTAAGAGATGAACTCGTAAAATTAAGGGAAACTCTCGAAAAAGTCGAAGCAGAGTCGAAAAAGAGCTTCGAAAAAATCCTCGACAGCCTCCCAGACCCAGTCTTCATAGAATCAATAGATGGTAGAATACTTTTTGCCAATGAAGCTGCGGAAAAGCTTCTCGGATATACAAAAGAAGAACTGCGCAGAATGAATGCATCAGAGCTGATTCCTGAGGAAAGCAGGGACAAAATGGATGAAGTCATAAGACAACTCGAAAAAGAAGGTAGCTTCAGAGTCCTTGCGAAAAACAGAAAGAAAACTGGCGAAATCGTGGATGTGGATGTCAGCGGCACATTCCTAGAACACCTTGGCGAAAAGGCTATAATAGTGGTCGTTAAGGATGTGACGGAACAGATAAAAATTAAGGAAGACCTTGAGCTTAACTACCAGCGATATGAAACTCTATTCAACACAACCAATATAGGGATTTGGTACTTCGAGACTAAGCAGCCGATACCAGTGGACCTTCCAA is a window from the bacterium genome containing:
- a CDS encoding PAS domain S-box protein, yielding MGNHKEEIKKLRDELVKLRETLEKVEAESKKSFEKILDSLPDPVFIESIDGRILFANEAAEKLLGYTKEELRRMNASELIPEESRDKMDEVIRQLEKEGSFRVLAKNRKKTGEIVDVDVSGTFLEHLGEKAIIVVVKDVTEQIKIKEDLELNYQRYETLFNTTNIGIWYFETKQPIPVDLP